The genome window GGCTCTAGCCTAGACTGCTGTTTGAGTGCACAGGAAAGCATTCGTCACCTAGTTATGCAGATGGCAGTAGCTACCTTGGTCTTAATGGCGATCGGCAGTGCAACTCGCGTGATGAACGCAGGACTAGCCTGCCCTGACTGGCCACTCTGCTATGGTGTGCTTGTGCCTCGGCAACAGATGAACATACAGGTGTTTCTAGAGTGGTTTCATCGCCTAGATGCTTCTCTGATTGGCGTGATGGCGATCGGGCTGGCTGTTCGCTGTTGGTGGCAGCGTCATCACTTACCCCAGTGGACTCCTTGGCTAGCCACCGTAGCTTTAGGACTAGTTGTCGTTCAGGGACTGTTGGGCGGCCTAACGGTGACAGAGTTGCTCCGTTTTGATATCGTTACTGCTCACCTAGGCACAGCCCAGCTATTTTTTACAGTGCTCGTGGTGATGGCAATCACTCTTATACCTTACCAGGGCACTGGTACCGTTGGTAAGTTGCCCTGGGTAGCTCTGCTATCTACCTTGTCAGTGTACTTGCAAAGCCTGTCGGGTGGGTTAGTGGCTTCGCGTTGGGCATTGCACCAATGTTTTGCCCAGGGCGAATTGTGTGTGGTTATGAATGCCCATGTCATGGGAGTTGCGGTACCAACAGTCCTAACAGTGACTATGGTTGTGCTAGCTCATCGTACCCCTGCTCTACATCCGCTATTGCGAAGGTTAGCGACCTTGGCAGGTGTTGTCCTCGTGCTTCAGGTTTTGCTGGGTGTTGCCACGTTTTATCTGCGTTTGCAAGTAGAACTGCTAACTGTAAGCCATCATACGATCGGCGCTATGTTGCTAGGCATTTTGACAGCATTTACTGGATTGTCTCTGCGCGATCGTATTCAAGCTAAGGGCATGGCTATCTAGAGAATCCCAGCTAGCTCCCTCTATTGAATTCCCCACCAATCCATCCTCACTACTCAATTTACCTATCCTTCACAAGAGCAACTGTTCATGCAACTGACCCAATCAACGACCGTTAATGCCACTCGACTCAACCGCACTTGGGTTGAGGTTCTGCAAAGCTACTACCAGCTCACAAAGCCACGCATTATCTTGCTGCTATTGATTACCACTGTGGCAGGCATGTGGATTGCAGCCCAGGGGCATGTTAACCCTCAGTT of Cyanobacteriota bacterium contains these proteins:
- a CDS encoding COX15/CtaA family protein encodes the protein MANLTWHQPSSSKSVGSSLDCCLSAQESIRHLVMQMAVATLVLMAIGSATRVMNAGLACPDWPLCYGVLVPRQQMNIQVFLEWFHRLDASLIGVMAIGLAVRCWWQRHHLPQWTPWLATVALGLVVVQGLLGGLTVTELLRFDIVTAHLGTAQLFFTVLVVMAITLIPYQGTGTVGKLPWVALLSTLSVYLQSLSGGLVASRWALHQCFAQGELCVVMNAHVMGVAVPTVLTVTMVVLAHRTPALHPLLRRLATLAGVVLVLQVLLGVATFYLRLQVELLTVSHHTIGAMLLGILTAFTGLSLRDRIQAKGMAI